In Chloroflexota bacterium, a single window of DNA contains:
- a CDS encoding energy-coupling factor transporter ATPase, with translation MKAPIVPLIDVRGLAHTYLPGTPLETKSLHGIDLQVYAGETVGIVGPTGSGKSTLLQHLNGLLRPQQGEVRVNGFSLLDPATDMRLIRQRIGLVFQNPEDQLFERYAGDDVAFGPRNLGLPPDQVRERVRQAMEMVGLPFAYKDRLTAELSQGEKRRLALAGVLALEPQVLVLDEPTAGLDPRGRHELLRILLEWRAQAERAIVLASHNMEDIAELATRVYVLVGGRIILHGSPREVFAQHGVLTQHGLTVPVAIEVMLQLHGYGFPVSTNVLSLNEAAQEIEELLCDRSN, from the coding sequence ATGAAAGCCCCCATCGTACCATTGATTGATGTGCGTGGCTTGGCTCACACCTACTTGCCAGGCACGCCTCTGGAAACCAAGTCCTTGCATGGCATTGACCTGCAGGTGTATGCTGGTGAAACAGTCGGCATCGTAGGGCCAACAGGCTCCGGCAAATCCACCCTGTTACAGCACCTCAATGGCTTATTGCGTCCTCAACAGGGTGAGGTTCGGGTCAATGGCTTTTCCCTCCTCGACCCGGCAACAGACATGCGTCTGATTCGCCAACGCATCGGCCTTGTCTTTCAAAACCCAGAGGACCAACTGTTCGAGCGCTATGCCGGCGATGACGTTGCCTTTGGTCCCCGCAACCTCGGCCTGCCTCCCGATCAGGTGCGCGAACGAGTGCGCCAAGCGATGGAAATGGTAGGGCTGCCCTTTGCCTACAAAGACAGGCTAACTGCAGAACTCAGCCAGGGAGAGAAGAGGAGATTAGCCTTGGCTGGCGTGCTGGCTTTGGAACCCCAAGTGCTGGTTTTAGACGAACCTACTGCGGGGCTCGATCCGCGAGGACGGCATGAACTACTGCGGATCCTTCTTGAATGGCGTGCTCAAGCAGAGCGAGCTATTGTATTGGCATCTCATAATATGGAAGACATCGCCGAATTGGCTACCCGCGTCTACGTGCTCGTAGGGGGACGCATCATACTTCATGGCTCCCCTCGCGAAGTATTCGCACAGCACGGAGTACTGACTCAGCATGGCTTGACTGTCCCTGTGGCGATAGAAGTTATGCTTCAATTGCACGGATATGGATTCCCGGTATCAACCAACGTGCTGAGCCTCAACGAAGCAGCACAAGAAATTGAGGAGTTGCTCTGTGACCGCTCCAACTGA
- a CDS encoding energy-coupling factor transporter ATPase yields the protein MIRIEGLHYTYQAGTRKPIPALRGIDLTIEAGEYVAIIGANGSGKSTLLRHLNALLLPTEGNVWITNWNTRAREHLRHIRSTVGMVFQVPDDQIVASTVEEDVAFGPENLGVPKDELQQHVNWALATVGLSELRHRASRLLSAGQKQRLAIAASLAMRPRCLVLDEATAMLDPAGCAQVQETIRQLHRDGMTIVNATHNMTEAAQAQRVVVLSEGRVVMQGPPRFVFAQEEALHALQLDLPYPTRLARMIAAYVPGFPASVLTVNELVELLTVHLELALSTQSKLITGAGR from the coding sequence ATTATCCGAATAGAGGGCCTGCACTATACGTATCAGGCTGGGACCCGAAAACCTATCCCCGCTCTGCGCGGCATTGACCTCACCATAGAGGCTGGAGAATACGTAGCCATCATTGGCGCCAATGGCTCCGGCAAATCTACCTTGCTTCGTCACCTCAATGCTCTCCTCTTGCCTACCGAGGGCAATGTCTGGATAACAAACTGGAACACGCGGGCTCGGGAACACCTGCGCCATATCCGTAGCACGGTGGGCATGGTCTTCCAGGTGCCCGATGACCAGATTGTGGCTAGCACTGTGGAAGAGGATGTCGCTTTCGGCCCAGAAAACCTGGGAGTCCCCAAAGATGAGCTTCAGCAGCATGTAAACTGGGCCCTAGCCACCGTAGGATTGAGCGAGCTAAGACACCGTGCCTCACGCCTCCTTTCTGCAGGGCAGAAACAACGCTTGGCAATTGCAGCATCTTTGGCAATGCGTCCCCGTTGCTTGGTATTGGATGAAGCCACTGCCATGCTCGATCCCGCAGGCTGTGCCCAAGTTCAGGAAACGATCCGTCAGTTGCATCGCGATGGCATGACTATCGTAAACGCCACGCACAACATGACCGAAGCAGCCCAGGCTCAACGTGTAGTGGTCCTATCGGAAGGGCGCGTCGTAATGCAGGGCCCTCCCCGCTTTGTCTTTGCTCAGGAAGAAGCACTGCACGCTTTGCAACTAGATTTGCCCTATCCAACTCGCCTCGCGCGCATGATTGCAGCCTATGTCCCGGGGTTCCCAGCGAGCGTGCTGACCGTGAACGAGTTGGTGGAATTGCTCACCGTGCATCTTGAGCTAGCCCTCTCCACCCAATCCAAGCTTATTACAGGAGCAGGTAGATGA
- a CDS encoding nucleotidyltransferase domain-containing protein: protein MNKKKGIPRTALERVISQFRGKVETALNSSVQVILYGSYAREEETWDSDVDLLVIVPKLDKSALDKILEAAWEVGFEAGVVLSVIPVAQEELKTLAASPFLQAVQSEGIPL from the coding sequence ATGAACAAGAAAAAGGGTATCCCAAGAACCGCGCTTGAACGCGTGATCAGCCAATTTCGGGGAAAAGTCGAGACCGCTCTCAATTCTTCAGTACAGGTAATCCTCTACGGCTCTTATGCCAGAGAGGAAGAGACCTGGGACTCGGATGTAGATCTCCTTGTTATCGTTCCTAAGCTAGACAAAAGCGCCTTGGACAAGATTCTTGAGGCTGCCTGGGAAGTAGGCTTTGAAGCAGGCGTAGTTTTGTCCGTCATCCCTGTCGCCCAGGAAGAACTGAAAACGCTCGCAGCATCCCCATTCCTACAGGCAGTTCAGAGCGAAGGGATACCGCTATGA
- the pbpC gene encoding penicillin-binding protein 1C, which produces MSSKTCKKRTPKCLLLALLTLIACAWGLRTWLLTDLPSQDKLPAGTVAPSTILYDRHGRVLYEIIDPHVGRHQPVPLAEIPLYLRQATVATEDASFYQNPGVDPRAIIRAIYINLRGGEVLSGGSTITQQLARNLLLSPQERAQRTLTRKLRESILAYRLARTFSKDQILELYLNQTYYGNLAYGVEAAARSYFGKAVRDLDLAECALLAGLPQAPATYDPLTNPQAAKNRQRIVLNLMVKNGYISAEQAAAASDEELAFAATPFSIRAPHFVMYVWEILRREYGEEMLYRRGLRVYTTLDVDLQDRARDIARYHLQQLAQSRSGEPSHNVTNAALVALDPHSGEILAMLGSLDYFDPSIDGAVNVALMPRQPGSAIKPLTYAAAFARDYTPATMLLDVRSTFITREGDAYVPVNYDRRYHGPVLLREALGSSLNVIAVKVLEHIGVPELVSQAQKLGLTTLQDPQRFGLALTLGGGEVRLLELTAAYAAFANGGLRVEPRPILRVEDASGHVLWTLQPSVGPRVLDERIAYWITDVLSDDSARIPAFGEGSALALSRPAAAKTGTTTDWRDNWTIGYTPDLVVGVWVGNANNSPMVNVSGISGAAPIWHNFMEEALKGKPVREFVRPSGMIQVEICADSGMLPNPYCPHRRFEWFIAGREPRELCSMHQLIKLDRRTNEPATADTPPEYVSETVGIFLPAEAAEWAHEQKNAFGIHYIIASSSSEASSATSTIQPGIILTSPNPRATYRLVPNVPAANQRIEISALPVGLPDLAQVKLYIDEQLWATLDQPPYAVLWPLQPGQHTFRAEAMASSGQTWHSPPVQITVLQ; this is translated from the coding sequence ATGTCTTCTAAAACTTGTAAGAAACGAACCCCAAAGTGTCTCCTGCTTGCGTTGCTGACGCTCATCGCCTGCGCGTGGGGCCTGCGCACATGGCTGTTGACGGACCTGCCTTCTCAGGACAAACTGCCTGCCGGCACCGTCGCCCCCAGCACCATCCTCTACGACCGCCATGGGCGTGTATTATATGAAATCATAGACCCGCATGTGGGGCGTCATCAACCCGTTCCCTTGGCGGAAATCCCCCTCTACCTGCGCCAGGCTACCGTTGCCACGGAGGACGCTAGTTTCTACCAAAACCCCGGCGTGGACCCCCGCGCCATCATACGTGCCATCTACATCAACCTGCGCGGCGGCGAAGTCCTCTCTGGCGGTAGCACTATCACCCAGCAACTGGCGCGCAATCTCCTCCTATCGCCACAGGAACGCGCCCAACGCACGCTGACGCGCAAACTGCGCGAGTCCATCCTGGCCTACCGCCTGGCACGCACCTTCAGCAAGGATCAAATCCTGGAACTGTACCTCAATCAAACTTATTATGGCAATTTAGCCTATGGCGTTGAAGCAGCCGCGCGCAGTTATTTTGGCAAGGCGGTACGCGACCTCGACCTAGCCGAATGCGCACTCCTGGCCGGACTGCCGCAAGCCCCTGCCACCTACGACCCGCTCACGAACCCCCAAGCCGCCAAGAATAGGCAGCGCATCGTGCTCAACCTCATGGTGAAAAACGGTTACATCAGCGCAGAGCAAGCCGCTGCCGCCTCAGACGAAGAACTCGCCTTTGCTGCCACCCCCTTCTCCATCCGCGCTCCCCATTTCGTCATGTATGTTTGGGAGATCCTGCGCCGCGAGTACGGCGAAGAGATGTTATACCGTCGCGGACTCCGCGTTTACACCACCTTAGACGTGGACTTGCAAGATCGCGCCCGTGACATCGCCCGTTACCATCTGCAGCAATTGGCCCAGTCTCGCTCTGGAGAGCCATCGCACAATGTCACCAATGCCGCACTGGTGGCTCTTGACCCCCATAGCGGTGAGATATTGGCCATGCTGGGCAGTCTGGATTACTTCGACCCGAGCATTGACGGTGCCGTCAACGTCGCCCTCATGCCGCGCCAGCCCGGTTCGGCCATCAAACCGCTCACCTATGCCGCCGCTTTTGCCCGTGACTACACGCCAGCGACCATGCTCCTAGATGTACGCTCCACGTTCATCACCCGCGAAGGCGATGCCTACGTGCCGGTCAACTATGATCGTCGCTACCATGGCCCGGTACTGCTGCGCGAAGCCCTCGGCTCATCGCTCAACGTCATCGCCGTCAAGGTCCTGGAGCACATCGGCGTTCCCGAACTCGTCTCTCAGGCTCAGAAACTGGGCCTGACCACGCTGCAAGATCCGCAACGCTTTGGATTGGCATTGACCTTGGGCGGAGGGGAGGTGCGCCTGCTGGAACTCACCGCTGCTTACGCCGCCTTTGCCAATGGTGGACTGCGCGTAGAGCCACGCCCTATCCTGCGCGTGGAGGATGCCAGCGGACACGTCCTGTGGACCTTGCAGCCCTCCGTCGGACCTCGCGTGCTGGATGAACGCATCGCCTACTGGATCACCGACGTCCTATCCGATGACAGCGCCCGCATACCTGCCTTTGGTGAAGGCAGCGCCCTGGCTCTCTCTCGACCAGCCGCAGCCAAAACTGGCACCACCACCGACTGGCGGGACAATTGGACCATCGGTTACACGCCCGATTTGGTGGTTGGCGTATGGGTGGGCAATGCCAACAACTCGCCCATGGTGAACGTCTCCGGCATCAGCGGCGCAGCGCCCATCTGGCACAACTTCATGGAAGAGGCCTTGAAAGGCAAGCCTGTGCGGGAATTCGTGCGTCCATCGGGCATGATTCAGGTAGAGATATGCGCCGATTCGGGCATGTTGCCCAATCCCTACTGCCCCCACCGTCGCTTCGAGTGGTTCATCGCGGGACGCGAGCCGCGGGAACTATGCTCCATGCACCAACTCATCAAGCTGGACCGCCGCACCAACGAACCCGCTACTGCTGATACACCCCCCGAATATGTCTCGGAAACAGTGGGCATCTTCTTGCCAGCCGAAGCGGCCGAGTGGGCGCATGAACAGAAAAACGCTTTTGGCATCCACTACATCATCGCTTCCTCTTCGTCAGAAGCATCTTCGGCCACAAGCACCATCCAACCAGGCATCATCCTGACCAGCCCGAACCCGCGTGCTACCTATCGCCTCGTGCCCAATGTCCCTGCTGCTAACCAGCGCATTGAAATCAGCGCACTGCCCGTGGGGCTGCCCGATCTCGCCCAGGTCAAGCTGTACATAGATGAGCAGCTTTGGGCTACCCTCGACCAACCACCCTATGCCGTCCTATGGCCATTGCAGCCAGGTCAACACACCTTCCGTGCCGAAGCGATGGCATCCTCCGGCCAGACCTGGCACAGCCCACCTGTTCAAATCACCGTCCTGCAATGA
- a CDS encoding energy-coupling factor transporter transmembrane protein EcfT, translating into MTAPTEFEFMGRVTIGQYLPTGSTLHSLDPRAKLLMGLLLITVVVICQSLAGMILLFAAVLIGLACARIPLRFALSGLRSMLPYLLLLALLQVFAIPQYASNATVLWHWTILTMTDRSLLAGILLITRFSILVLGLSLFSFSTTTTELTHGIEHLLNPWQKLGIPAHEFALAVNIALRFLPIVAEEAERLMKAQAARGADFGYGRRNFIQRTRKMLPLLVPLFLVSLRRAEHLIEAMEARCYLGGKGRTHLIHLQAHRVDYVALCIALAFSMFTLTLNALRIDQLLWHWITAHG; encoded by the coding sequence GTGACCGCTCCAACTGAATTCGAATTCATGGGACGTGTGACGATTGGGCAATACCTGCCCACGGGTTCAACGCTGCACAGTTTGGATCCACGAGCCAAACTGCTCATGGGGTTGCTTTTGATCACTGTGGTTGTAATCTGCCAAAGCTTAGCAGGTATGATCCTTCTATTTGCAGCCGTGCTGATAGGGCTGGCCTGCGCCCGCATCCCGCTGCGCTTTGCCTTGTCTGGCTTGCGTTCCATGCTTCCTTACCTCTTACTCTTAGCTCTATTGCAGGTCTTTGCTATACCACAGTATGCATCCAATGCCACGGTGCTCTGGCATTGGACCATCCTAACCATGACCGATCGCAGTCTCCTGGCTGGCATCTTGCTTATCACCCGCTTCTCGATCCTGGTCCTGGGGCTTAGTTTATTCTCATTCTCAACCACCACCACTGAACTAACTCACGGCATCGAGCATCTGCTCAACCCATGGCAGAAGCTGGGCATTCCAGCACATGAATTTGCTCTTGCAGTAAACATTGCCCTCCGCTTCCTGCCTATTGTCGCTGAGGAAGCTGAGCGCTTGATGAAAGCCCAGGCTGCGCGAGGCGCTGATTTCGGCTATGGTCGGCGCAATTTTATCCAGCGCACACGCAAGATGCTGCCACTCCTGGTACCGTTGTTCTTGGTAAGCCTGCGCCGAGCGGAACATCTCATTGAAGCCATGGAGGCACGCTGTTATCTCGGCGGCAAGGGCCGCACTCACCTCATTCACCTGCAGGCCCATAGGGTGGATTACGTCGCATTGTGTATCGCCTTGGCATTTTCGATGTTCACTTTGACGCTGAATGCTTTGCGTATAGACCAGTTGCTATGGCACTGGATTACCGCACATGGATAA
- a CDS encoding MBL fold metallo-hydrolase: MGSLANYIREISVSPGDVAIFWLGGAGFAFKTAAGKIVFIDPYLSDCLDRFYSWKRLPLSPIPFAPGEVKADLVLVTHAHDDHLDPETIPAMAAASQAVFAGPTNCVSAMRGWGIPAERVVEINRGESCVIQGVPVSAVFAHHISTAGAQTPDAVGYVLNLDGVVIYHTGDTLYHPNLQRVKALQPQVVLPCINGQYGNMSTEEAAQLTYEIEASVAIPMHWGLVAENTVDPARFVTALGLTGSHARPVVLAPGEFYVYRGQSGK; encoded by the coding sequence ATGGGTAGTCTCGCAAATTATATCCGGGAAATCTCTGTTAGCCCTGGCGATGTGGCGATTTTCTGGCTGGGAGGAGCAGGTTTTGCGTTCAAAACGGCTGCGGGCAAGATCGTCTTCATTGACCCGTATCTCTCAGATTGCCTAGATCGCTTCTATTCATGGAAGCGTTTGCCCCTGTCTCCCATCCCCTTTGCCCCTGGTGAGGTCAAGGCTGACCTGGTGTTGGTGACTCATGCGCACGACGACCACTTGGATCCGGAGACGATACCAGCCATGGCGGCAGCAAGCCAGGCAGTGTTTGCTGGGCCAACTAATTGCGTTTCTGCTATGCGAGGATGGGGAATACCTGCGGAACGCGTGGTGGAAATCAACCGGGGCGAGAGCTGCGTCATCCAGGGTGTGCCTGTCTCGGCGGTCTTTGCCCATCATATATCCACGGCTGGAGCGCAAACGCCGGATGCTGTGGGCTATGTCTTGAATTTGGACGGAGTGGTCATTTACCATACTGGCGATACACTGTATCACCCGAATCTACAAAGGGTGAAAGCACTGCAGCCGCAGGTTGTTCTGCCATGTATCAATGGGCAGTACGGAAACATGAGCACAGAGGAAGCGGCTCAACTGACCTATGAGATTGAGGCCTCGGTGGCTATTCCCATGCACTGGGGCTTGGTTGCTGAGAATACCGTTGACCCGGCGCGCTTTGTCACTGCCCTGGGGCTTACCGGAAGCCATGCCCGGCCTGTGGTGCTGGCGCCCGGGGAGTTCTATGTGTATAGAGGACAGTCTGGCAAATGA
- a CDS encoding type III pantothenate kinase gives MAATPAPKERKNNLLCLDIGNSNVVLGLWEKDQWLAHWRVRTIRDQMPDEYAVLLKALLRNNGYDFKNITRVVMASVVPPLTVVFQELFQRYMGIEPLIVNSAVKTGLRICIDNPPELGADLLADAVAAYHRFRGACIVVDFGTATTFSAVSKEGDFLGVAIALGLGVAAEALAAHTAQLPRVALVPPPAAIGKNTVHSMQSGLIFGYVGLVKELLHRIRTELGGAANVIATGGLSSVLAPLVEEIDAVDPWLTLDGLRLISELNKA, from the coding sequence ATGGCTGCCACTCCTGCCCCAAAAGAGAGGAAAAACAACCTGCTGTGTCTAGACATTGGCAACAGCAATGTGGTCTTGGGTCTGTGGGAGAAAGACCAATGGCTTGCGCACTGGCGCGTGCGCACCATCCGCGACCAAATGCCCGATGAGTACGCCGTCCTGCTCAAAGCACTATTGCGCAATAACGGCTATGATTTCAAGAATATCACGCGCGTAGTGATGGCCAGCGTCGTGCCTCCCCTCACGGTGGTCTTCCAAGAACTTTTCCAACGCTACATGGGCATCGAACCCCTCATCGTCAACTCCGCTGTCAAGACAGGATTGCGCATCTGCATTGACAATCCGCCCGAACTCGGCGCTGACCTGCTCGCTGACGCCGTCGCCGCCTATCACCGTTTCCGCGGCGCCTGCATCGTGGTTGACTTTGGCACGGCCACAACCTTCAGCGCCGTGTCCAAAGAGGGTGATTTTCTGGGCGTTGCTATCGCCCTGGGCTTGGGCGTAGCCGCCGAAGCGCTTGCTGCTCATACCGCCCAGTTGCCACGTGTCGCCCTCGTGCCGCCTCCGGCTGCCATCGGCAAGAACACCGTCCACTCTATGCAATCGGGGCTCATCTTTGGCTACGTGGGGCTGGTGAAAGAACTCCTGCACCGCATCCGTACCGAGCTGGGAGGAGCAGCAAACGTGATTGCTACGGGCGGATTGAGCAGCGTCCTAGCACCACTGGTGGAGGAAATTGACGCCGTAGACCCCTGGCTGACCCTGGATGGACTCCGTCTCATCAGCGAATTGAACAAGGCGTGA
- a CDS encoding ECF transporter S component — MSITVRKIVTTGVMGAISIFLGASHLGFIPWLAGAALTIMHVPVIIGAVLEGPLVGLLIGLIFGAFSLLQAAIAPTGPADVWFTNPLVSIVPRLFIGPMAWLAYKALHKNNEALALALSGVVGSLTNTVLVLGVLGLYRFLPWVLIGTIAVTNGLPEAIIAAIITLAVVAAWKRIETGRRGSTV, encoded by the coding sequence ATGAGCATTACTGTCCGCAAGATCGTAACCACTGGCGTAATGGGCGCTATCTCCATCTTTCTTGGCGCATCTCACCTGGGATTTATACCCTGGCTAGCTGGCGCCGCGCTCACTATCATGCATGTGCCCGTCATTATTGGTGCAGTATTGGAAGGGCCACTAGTTGGGCTGCTCATTGGGTTGATCTTTGGGGCATTCAGCCTTTTGCAAGCGGCTATTGCCCCAACTGGTCCGGCCGATGTGTGGTTCACAAACCCTTTGGTGTCCATTGTTCCCCGGTTATTCATTGGCCCTATGGCATGGTTAGCCTACAAAGCGTTGCACAAAAACAACGAAGCGCTGGCTCTAGCTCTATCTGGTGTAGTAGGTAGCCTCACGAACACCGTGCTAGTACTAGGCGTGCTTGGTCTGTACCGTTTCCTGCCCTGGGTGCTTATTGGCACTATTGCCGTAACCAATGGCCTGCCCGAAGCTATCATAGCGGCCATTATCACCCTCGCTGTTGTGGCAGCATGGAAACGCATAGAGACCGGCCGTCGCGGCTCAACAGTGTAA
- a CDS encoding type III pantothenate kinase has protein sequence MLLCIDIGNTHITLGAWDKDKCLGHWRVRTVRDQTSDEYAILLKSLLREGGCKWTAINRVAIASVVPPLTIVFSELFRYYWGIEPLIVGPGVRTGLRIRIDNPVELGADLVADAVAAYHRLRNACIVVNFGTATTFSAVSKTGDFLGVAIAPGLELAAEALASFTAQLPRVALVPPPAAIGKNTVHSMQSGLIFGYVGLVKELLQRIRAELGGQAVVIATGGLSSTLAPLIEDIDIVDPLLTLEGLRLISELNEA, from the coding sequence GTGCTCCTATGTATTGACATAGGAAATACCCACATTACGCTAGGAGCCTGGGACAAAGACAAGTGCCTGGGGCACTGGCGAGTGCGCACCGTCCGTGACCAAACTTCTGACGAATATGCTATCTTGCTCAAATCCCTGCTGCGTGAGGGAGGCTGCAAATGGACCGCCATCAATCGAGTAGCCATCGCTAGCGTCGTACCCCCGCTGACTATCGTCTTTAGCGAACTTTTTCGGTATTACTGGGGCATTGAACCGCTCATCGTGGGGCCAGGCGTGCGCACTGGCCTACGCATTCGCATTGATAATCCCGTGGAACTAGGAGCTGACCTAGTGGCTGATGCCGTGGCAGCTTACCACCGTCTCCGCAACGCCTGCATCGTAGTTAACTTTGGCACTGCCACCACTTTCAGCGCCGTGTCCAAAACGGGTGACTTTTTGGGAGTGGCTATCGCCCCAGGGCTGGAGCTCGCAGCCGAAGCACTTGCTTCCTTTACGGCGCAGTTGCCGCGCGTTGCCCTTGTCCCGCCACCAGCTGCCATCGGCAAGAACACCGTCCATTCCATGCAGTCGGGGCTCATCTTTGGCTACGTAGGGCTGGTGAAGGAACTCCTGCAGCGCATCCGCGCAGAACTGGGTGGGCAGGCTGTGGTCATTGCCACCGGCGGATTGAGCAGCACCCTGGCTCCGCTGATCGAGGACATCGATATCGTAGATCCTTTGCTAACCCTGGAGGGACTCCGTCTCATCAGCGAATTGAACGAAGCGTGA